In Candidatus Hydrogenedentota bacterium, the sequence GTGCAGTCAAGGCGCGGGGCGTCCCGACCTGCACGAGTGCACTTGCTAGATTCTCGCTTCGGCGCGACGCCTCGATAAGATTCTTGATTGTCTCCGAGTGGTCATCGTCGGGATACGTAATGATAAAGCCACCCATAGCCCTTCGTGTGAGGCAGGATTCTTCGAACGCTTCGCGTAGTGATTGTACCGAGGACTCGTCGTTCGCGGAAACCAACACGAGCTGTTCCAGCGCCGCCTCGCGAACGTGTAACCGCGGATCCCCGAGCAACGAAATGAGCTTCTTCGTCGATGCCTTGGGGATATTTAACTTCGATCCCCAGCCGTCCTTTTGTCGCGCACCAGCGATCTTCCGCACGCGGTATATCGAACCGCGAATCTCTGGCTTCGCCACGCGGGATATCGGGCATGCGTCGACATACCAACCGCCAGTATCGGAGACGAGCACAGTGCCATCTGCATCTTCAATTGCGTCAGTGGGGTGAAAGTCCGGGTCGGTGGACGATAGGAAATCCGAGTCCTCACTCGTATACGAGGACCCGGTCTCACTGCCAGACTTGAAAATATGACGCTGGACGCGGTGCGGGTTGAACTGCGCGCTGAACAAATTGCCCTTGTACTCGTCGCCGAAGTTTGCGCCGCGATAGACCATCAGCCCCGCCGGCGCGATGCGCGAGAATTTTGTGAGCGACGGCATGAGATCGCCGGTGCGGACGAATTCGTCGATGACTTCGTGGGGCTTCGGGTAGACGCCGCCTTCGACCCAGTGGTTCAGCGCGTCGCGCTGGCCCTGCCGTGGTTCCGTAAAGTACGTCATCGTGCCGATCATGTCTCCGTTGTCGAGCCAGACGAGTTCGACGGGGTTGTCGAAGCCGCCGCCGCAGAAGCGTTCGAGCTTCGTGCCGTCGGGTTTGCAGCGCCATATGCGCGCGGCCTGCCCTTCGTAGTGGAGGCCGTCGGGCGTGGTGATGTTGTAGCCGTGGCGGCCGTGCGTGAGGTACATGTAGCCGTCGGGTCCGAGGAAGGGGCCGTGGAGGCTCGCGGTGTTGAGCACGTTCCATCCGGTAAGGATCACGTCCTTCTTGTCGGCGACGCCGTCGCCGTCGGTGTCCTCGAAGCGGAAGAAGTCCGGCGGGGACGCGCAGTAGATCGCGCCGCGGTACCAGAGCACGCCCATGGGAAGGCTGAGCTTGTCGGCGAACACGGTGCGCTTGTCGAAGACGCCATCCTTGTCCGTGTCTTCGAGCATGAGGATCATGCATTCGGGGTAGGTCGGCGTGTCCTTGCCTTTGGTATTTTTGCCGGAAGATTCGGCGATGAACAAGCGCCCTTGATGGTCGAACTCCATGAACATCGGGTAGGACGACATCTCGGGCGGCGCGGCGACTTCGACGGTGAAGCCATCCGGTACCTTCAACGCGGCGAGACCGCGCGCGGGTTCTTCGGCGAAGGCGAATAGCCACAAAGAACACAAAGAAGCACAAAGAAAGAAAACCACGGGGACGCGGAGGGCACAGAGAGTAGCCAAGAGTTTCATTTTGTACTCGCTTCGCTCACGTTTATGGCAGAGCCGGCAACTTTATATGTTCAACGACTTCATACTTCTCATCAGACTTCAACGTGAATGTCATCTCGCCACCGTAACCATTCTCAAGATAACCATGGTCATCGGTAGTAATCGTCTTGCCGTTTTGACTGTAAGCGATACGTACGCTACTTTCGCTCGTCACAGAAATGCGTGATTCGACCTTGCTGTTATTCGCCACCTCGACAAGCATTACCGGACCACCTGCGAACAATATGGAGACGTCTTCAATCTGATTGCCAGTTTGGTTATCGATCCGGATTGTTACGCCGGGATATCGCAAGAGAACCAGCAAGATTCCGATTACGATACCGGTAACAAGAAAGCCGATAAGGTATTTGGCGCGCTCGGTCATACTTCCGCTAAACGACCTCTAATGTTACTCTCCGTGATCTCCGTGTCTCCGTGGTTCAACTCTTCAGGAAACGCTTCAGCAGATTGTGCGTGATACGTTGTACGCGCGTGTCGGGGCCGTGGGGACGGCCGTTGTGCGAGTAAGGCAGCATGTGGCCCGGGGGCGAACTGAGGCCCTGCGCCCACCAGATCGTCGATGCGTTGAACACGTGGTTGCCTTTTGGGCCGGGGTAGATCGTCGCCGTCCAATGCGCAACCTCGTCGCCGGAATTGAGCGCGTCGCCTTCCGCGACGATTTTCAGTCCGGGGATGTCCGCGGGTTCGCCATGGAATTCCCAGCCGACGAGGCCGGGAATGCCGTCGCCATTTTTCATGCCGGTCCCGTCAAACATCCAGTGCGACGCGTCGGAAACGATCCAGTCGCCTGCGCCGTTGAACGGAATGATGGTGCGCGCGCCGATGATCTCGCGTTCGTCGGGGCCTTCCATGGGGAACGGTCCCATACCGCGGTCCGCCTCGGCCTTGCTGGTTCCGCCGAAACAGCCCTCGCGCGTGAAATTGCGGTTCGGCACGCCCGCCGAACTCGGCGACATCGGCGACACGAAGCAGCAGGTGTTTCCGGAGAAGAAGCCGACGTTCAGGCCCTCCGCGATCGCCTGCTTGACGTGGTTGAACTGTTCGAGGCTCCAGTACTCGTCGTGGCCGACGGAGATCATCGCCTTCGCGCGCGTGATGGTTTTGATCTCTGCGTGCACGTCGGTGTTCGAGACGTAGGTGACGTCATAGCCTTCGCGTTCGAGCCAGTACACGAAGGGAAATTCCCACAACAGAAATTCGCCGGACCCCTGCGACTGCGGTGCGTCGAGAATCTGGCAGTACTTTCCATAGGGCCGGTCGTAGCTGACGCGGATGCCGGGCTTGAGCGCCCATTCGCTCTTGCCGTCGTCGTACAATGCGAATTGATCGGGCCAGCGGTTGTAGGCCTGCCAGGTGTTGTCGCTGCATTGGAAAACGATGTCGGCCTTGCGCTCGTCGCGCACGATGAACACGACGTAGCTCTGCCATGGAGCATCGACCAACGACAAGCGGCCGAGATAGACGCCGCTGACCCAATCCTCGGGAATGGTGATGGTCGTGGCGGGTTTCCATTGGCACTCGCGGATGCGCTCGTTACCGATGGGGGGATCGGGTTGCGTAACGCCGTCGAAGGGGCCGAGCTGTTGCATCAAGCGCGCGCCCGCGCCGTCGTAGTAGCCCATGCGAAAGATGTCGATGGTGAATCGGCCCGGCGGATTCGCGCTCACGAAGATGTCGAGCGCGTCGCCCGCCTTCACGCTCGCGCGAGAGCAGTAGCCTTCGATCCATGGACACCGGTAGCGCGTTTTCGGATCGACTTTGGTATACGTGAGCTGCCAATCCGTGGCGTCCGCGCGCACGTTTTCCTTGTGGAGCGCGCCGTGGCGCGCAGCTTCAGTGGACAAAGTGGACGTAGTGGACGCCACAACCGCAGATGCAATTCCCGCGGCAGCCGTGTTTTTCAACACATCGCGACGAGATATATTATTTGGCTTTTTCGTGCTCGTGCTCCCCACAGCGACGGAAAACATCCAATCATTCCAACTCCGCCGCGCGCGCCAGTTTTAGAATGAGACTTTTCATAACTCCATTCCACTTTACACTTCGAAATGTTCGACCTAGGCGTATGAAAACGTACGTGATACATCCAACTATGACTACAGGAAATGATTCGAACCAAACGCCCACCCCAACGATTATTGAACTCGGAACAATGAGAGCCAAGTCTTCATGAAAATGGTCCCATTCAGTACTCAATTCAATCGTGACAAGCATTCTGCGTTCATCCGGCGTTAGTTCTTCTCGCTCACGACTCATTGTGCTCCGCGCTCCAGGTAATTGATCAACGCAGCCAACTCGCCAAGGCTCATGGTGTTCAGCAAGCCTTCGGGCATAATCGATCGCGTGGCGGGCTTGCGCGATTCGATGTCGTTCTTCGCGATGTCCACGCGCTTGCCCGTGACGTCGATGAGCGTGAGCGTGTTCTCGTCCTCGGTAACCATCATGCCGGTCACGGTCGTCAGGTCGTTCAATTCGACGTCGAGGCCGATGTATTGATCGGAGATTACTTTCGAAGGTTCGGCGATCGCATCGATGAGGTCCGCGCGGCGGAACCGGCTGGCGACCGTCGAGAGATCGGGGCCGCCGCCTTTGCCGACCGTGCCAAACACGTGGCAGTTGACGCAGCGCGATTTGACAAAGACTTTTGATCCAACTTCGTTGAAGTGCTTGCGGTCTTCGCCGTTCTTGGCGTATGCCATCGGATCGTATTCAAGATATTCCTTAATCTCTTGCAGGCTCATCTGCGCGAGTTCGGACGCCTTGCCTTCCGATTCCGCCTGCATTTGCGCGAGCAGCGCCAGCGCGTCCGCGTTGCGTTTGGCGAGTTGCGCGTCTTTCCGCGCGACGGCGAGTTGCTTTTCCTCCTCGGGCAGAAGCGCCAATGCATCCTGCCAGATGAATTCGATGAACCCCTCGAAGCTCGCGCCGCCGGTCATCTCGCGCGCGCCGTCGAACCACGCGACAAACCTGTCGCGCTGTTCGCGGGACCACCCGGATTGAATCGTGCGCAGGCAGAACGCCGTGTGGATTTGTTCTTCCTGCGACTTGTCCGGCGTCTGGTATGCGAGCAGCTTGTCGATGACGCCTGGCAGTTCCATGTGGGCCAACAGAATCTGTAGTTCGCGATTGATGGATAGGTTTTCTGCCGGAAACGCCGCCAGCAGGTTCGCACCGACGTGTTGGTTGAATGCGCTGCGGTCAGTTCCTTGGGCGTCGCGGATGAACGCGAGCTGAATCACGCGCAAGGATGCCAGCAAATCGTCTTCGGAAAGGTGCGCGCGGCTTGACGCGATTTTCTCGAATACCGCGTCCATGTCCGCCGCGCTGTGCTGCGTGTGGATCAGCGCAAGAAGGCCTTCGATCAAGGCGCGGGGTTGTTGATCCGAATCCGTGGCGAGCACGTGCGGCGCCCAAAGACCGCGCGGCGTGCGTTCGAGTGCCGTTCGCGCGGCATAGCGCACGGACGTATCGCCGCTGCCGAGCAGAGTCAACAGCTTGACGGGGATTGCGTCGTTTTTGGCGAGCTTGGCCCCGGTGTCCAATCCGGCGCGAACCAGCGAATCGCACGCACGCCGCTGCACGAGCGCGTCGGCGTCATCCAGCGCCGCGGTCAACGCTTTCTTCACCGACTGCAACGGATACGTCCCAAGCAAGTACACGGCGAAGGCGCGCACGTCCGCGTTGTCGTCGTTCGCCAGTTTTGTCAACAGCGATTTCGACGGCTTAGGGCCGTGCGCCTGCAACGCTTCGAGCGCGGCGATGCGCTGCTCGACCGGGGCGTCCTTATGCCGCGCGATGCCGGCCAGGCCACTCTCCCACTTCTTCCCAAGCGAATCTTTCGCCTGTTCGAGCGCGTAGCGGCCCCACGCGGAGCGCCGCATCGGTTGCCGCACGACGTCTTCGACGGACTTTGGCACTTCGTGCTTCGCAACCGCATCGCCGTATTTGATGCGGTATAGGCCGCCGCGTGTGCCGCGCCCGCCAATGGTGAAGTACATCAACCCGTCCGGGCCGACGTCGACGTCCGTCACGTTCAGCGGTTCGCCGACGAGGAAATCGACCGTCTTGCCGATGAAGGAGCCGCCGCGCTGCTTGGGGAACATTGCGCGGATGCGCCCGCGCGACCAGTCGCCCATGTAGAATCCGCCGCGATACTTCTCCGGGTATACGGTGTGATCGTAGATGCACGTGCCCACGGGCGAACCGCGGCCAACGTCGTCGAGAGGCGGCAAGGTGTCGAAATAGTAATTCGGCATCTTGCCGCTGCCCGACCGCCAGCCGTAGTCCGCGCCCGGCACGCAGTGCACGACGCGCACGGGACGAAACCACGGGGTGCCGATGTCCCACTCCATGTCGGAATCGAAGGTGAAGATTTCGCCGGTGTTGTCCACAGCGAAGTCGAAGGCGTTGCGGAACCCGCCGCAGAACTGCGCCATCGTTTTCAGATCGGGCGACACGCGATGGATGGTGCCGCCCGGCGCCAGGATTCCCTTCGCGTGGCCCCGCGCGTCCCAGTAGCGCGGCATCAGGAAATCTTCCTGCAGGCCGCGGCTCGGCGAATCCTTCGCGATCTCGAAATCGGGATACGAGTGGTTCCCGTACATGACGTACAGGAACCCGTCCGCGCCCCAGGCGATCGCGTGCGGCGAGTGTTCGCCCATGCCGCCGCTCTTCGCTTTGATGACCTGCGTCACCTCATCGGCCACGTCGTCGCCGTTCTTGTCGATCAACCGGTACACGCCGGGCGCGTGCGGACCGTCCGACTGCACGAGCAAATCGCCCGGCGCGAGGTAGCACAGGCCCATCGCGCGCTTCACCACTTCGCTGACGGACTTCACCTTGTCGTACTTGCCGTCGCCATTTTCATCGAGCAGCAGCCGGACGCCCTCGCTCTCCGTCGCGACGAGCGGCCGGCCCAGATGGTCGAAGGTCATGTTGATGACCGAGCCGATGAGTTCGTGCGACGCGACTTCCTCGACACTGAACCCTTCGGGCATGCGGAACTGCGCGCCTTCGACGCCGAGTTTCTCCGAGCGCGCCGCGTCCACGTCGGGCATGAGTTCGCCCGGCCTGATGCGCGCTTCCTTCGACGTGAGTTCCTTAATTTCGATGTCCTTGAACGACACCATCATGTCGGGGCCGGTGTGGAGTTGCAGCGCGATGTAGCCCTTGCGCGCGCCGGCGAGGTCGTCGATTTCGCAGGTGACGTGGCCGTTCAGCACCATTTTGATGTGCGGGCCCTGACAGGTGATCTCGTATTCGTTCCAGTCACCCTGCTTCACCCAGGTCTGCGTTTCCGCCTGCTTCTCCGGCGACATCGCCTTCCAATAGTCCATGATGCCGCGCTTCTGCTCTTCGTAGAGCATGCCGAAGTAGGTCTGCTCCGCAATGTCCGCCTGGTAGCCCGCCGCGACGAAGTCCGGCCGCATCTCGCTGCGGAATTGAATCCCGCTGTTGTGATTGCGCAATTTCACCTTCGCTTTCAGCACAAAGTCGGTGAACTGCTTCGGTTCGTAGAACAGGAAGGTGTTCTTTTCGATCTTCACGCCGTCCGTCGATCCGACGATGGCGCCGTCCGCCACCTTCCACAAGCGCGGATCGCCTTTCCAGCCTGTCAGGTCCTTGCCGTTGAACAGCGGGGTGAACCCTTCCTCCGCCGCGCGCGCCCCCGGCGCCAACGACGCCACCCCGGCCACGCAGGCAATCAGCACAAGCCCCAATACACACCATCGTAGTTTCATGGCAATCTCCCCAATAGAACGTCGATACCTGCTAAGCGATACAAGAAGCGATTGAAAACGCGCTCAGCCCAACCCGCAGAATCCCGCCCCCGACCGGGGAGCGACGAATCCAATAACTTTAGACTATGACCTTGCGGGATTCCACATTCGGGCAGGTAGATTGATAAATATGCCGATTGACGGGTGGCAGTCCGTGTGGTAATGCTTTCCGTATAAGAACGGTGGTCTCCATACCCGACGACGTTTTCGAGCAGGCGGAACGCTTCGCGTGGAAGGCCCGCAAGTCTCGAAGTCATTTGTACAGCGAAACAGTAAATGAATACGTTGCGAGGCATTCGCCGGACGCGGTTGCCGAGGCAATGAACCGCGCTTATGATGAACTTGACGAGGAGGAGAGAATGCCCGACATTTTCCTAACGCTCGCTGCGCGCCGCATCTTGAAACGAACGGAGTGGAAATCTCTGTGGGCGAATTCTAATCGGAAGTTGCGTCGTCTTGCGGCGTTACGCTGCCGGGTGATAACTCGCGCGCTGGCGATTTTACGAGCCGATCCGCGTACTTCGATTCCAGCGCTTGGTAGTGGGCAATAAGAGCATACGTGTCGTGCCCGAACCGTTCCGAGATTTCGTGCCGCGTTTGTCTGATCTCTTCTATTGCAACGTCCGTACGCATCCTATACCTCTTGATCGTTCATCAACTCGAGCGGCGTCGTTAGAATCGGCACATGGAGGCCGAGCAGTACGCGCCGAAGGCGTTCCGCAACCCTAGCCAGGGGCATCGCCCCTGGAACCCGGCCAACACCTCATCTCGTCTTGCCCTGAAGGGGCATCGCAAGAAATCTAATTCCGCACGCACCATTCGTCGAATTCGATTCCGTGTTTGAGAAGGAGAATGCGAAGTTCTTCCTGAAATGTCATCTTCCGGTGGTGACGTTTCTGGTTCAGAATATAGCCGCGCAACCGCTCGAGATTCGAGGGACTGACCGCAAACCGGGCGTAACCCGATTGCCAGCAGAAACGGTCGAACACGCGATCCTGAAGTTTTCTCCACTTTGACGACTGTTTCTTCACGGTTTCGACGAGCCTGATCGGTGCTGCCGCTTTCGACATCGCGAAAGCGGTGTGGACGTGATCGTCGACACCCCCAATCAGATTTTCGCGGCATTCCTCGCCGTCGAGTACTCCGGCCATCTGGCCGTAGCGTTTAGGGCGGCCGGGTACACCTTGCGACCGGGCCGACAAAGTGTTCCGCCCATGATAGAACCGTTCGCTGTCAGGAATCGACGGACGGTTGGGAAGTCAGAGATCGACCGAATTGGATGAGTCAGCGGCCTGCGATCATGCTGGGCGGGCGGCGCGGATTTTCTCGAGCAGCGCGGCGAATTCCTCGTCCTCGACGCGGTCTCCAATTCCGTACCAGACACGACTCATGACACCCGGGCTTCCCGTGTTTACGCGATGTACGACTACAAGGCGCTCGGCCGGCGAAACGTAGACGACTTGCGTGCCTGTGCCTTCCGCATAGAACGCATCGTTGCGGCCGATCCACCACATGTAGCCGTATCCGCCCTGTTGAAACGGGCTGTGAATCTGGGTGCTCTCCTTTACCCAAGTTTCGGGAATTACCTGCAATCCGTTCCACGTTCCACCCTGGAGATAAAGGTGTCCGAATCGCGCGAGATCGCGGGCACTGATCCAGAAAAGATAGGCTGGATGATTCGAAACTTCTTCGTGGCGGTACTCGACGTCTTCGCGGCGGAAATCTTGCATCCCGATAGGCTGGGCGATCCATTGGATGAACGCATCTTCGATGGAAAGTTTGGCCTGTTGTTGGAAGATGCTGCCGAGCGCGTTGAAATCCCAGTTGTTGTAGTACCAAAACGTGCCCGGCGCGTGAGCGCCACGCTGGGGGCGGCGTTTTTTGTTCGAACTGGTTTCATAGGCTGCGCCGTGATATACGCCGGAACGCGACGCAAGGAGGTCTGAAACCTTCGCCGTCTTTTCCTGTTCCGTGAGACCAGGGCGAACGTCGTCTATGGAGAGTTCGGCTAGCGTGGCATTCACATCGATCAGCCCGCGTTCAATCGCGACACCGTAAAGCGCGCTCAGTAGGCTCTTGCGAACCGAGTGGGCGTTGAATCGCTTCGTTGTTTCGCCCCACTCGGCGACCAGATTCCCGTCGTGAATCACGATTACGGCCGCGGACCCAATTCGATTCGCGTACTCGCGGGCTTCGGCCAGTTTCTCGGCAGACCAGCCTGAAGCCAGCGGAAAGGTTTTCGCCAGGGATTGATCGTTATCCAGTACATTTTGCGATGGACCGCCGGCCAGAATCTTCGAATCGAGGGAGGCGCGCAGGCCCCAAACGCCGATGACCGCGACTGCAACCAACACTGCGATCAGTAGCCCAAACCGTCGTACCCATTTCATTCCACGAGCCATGATTCATAGCCCTCCGTAACGCAATTCCGCGATGAACGCACGCGGTCGGTCCGGGGTTCCGTCAATACCTGCCGAATTGACCGGCGCTCTCAAGCCTCAAGAGCTTAAGGGGGCGCCTTATCGACGCAAGGCTAATATTTGATGCGCGAGTGGTTCGAAGGGTTTAGCGTGGCGCATTGGTAGTCCAAAGAAGCGTATTCACGGGTGACGTTGCGCTTGCGACGAGAAGGTGACGATTTGAGGGAATGAGCCCCGTTACGATTGAAGCGAGCCACGTTCGCCCTGCCAGACCGCCAGCAGTTGGTCGAGCGTTCCCTCGAACCAGTAAATCTTCCCCCGGATTGCGCGTTTGGCATGCGCGGGCACGCCGCCGATATTGACGATACTGTGCAGGCAGTCCGCGGGATGGTGGCCGGTGACGTGGGACGTTCCTTCCCAATAGATGCCGCAAATCCAAGTCTTTTCCAGGTTGACGCGCGTGATGATTCCACTATCGACGGGGCTGAGCATGCGCGCGTCGTACGGGCCAACGTTGAGCATGCTCGTCAAATCGCCGTTGGCGCGGAGCGTGTCGTATTTCACGCCGAGCGGCGTGCGCGCGCCGACCGTTTCGCGCACGGCGGGTAACGGTTCCCACGTCCCGCTTCGGAGTACGTAGGTCAGGCTGGTCTTGTCGGTCTTGTCTTTCTCGGCGATGTCCCACAGATCGTACTCGCTGAATGCGGGCGTCTCCGCGAATTGCCTGCGCCACGCCTCGTTGCTCAGACCGCCGAGGCGAAAACACTGTTGTACACCGTAGAACTCGTTGAGCCCGGCGTCCTGTGTCTCAACGATCCACAGCATGTCGATCCCGTCGTCCGCGGGGGCCATGTAGAACGTCCACGCCTGCGGGACCCACTCCGCATCGCCGATGGACACCGTTTTCACGAGCACGTTGGGCTTCATCTCAAACTCGGCCTGCATATCTGCGATCTGTTTCTCGTCGATTCCGGCCGATGCCGCGTCCTTTGGAATTTCTCCGTGAATCAGCGGCGTGTGCTCGTGGAATCGGTAACCGATGCGATTGCCGGGATGCTTCTCGTTCGTGAAGGTCGCGATCTGTTTGCCATCGGGAATGGTTGCCGTAATCGGCGACGCCTCCGCGCCGGCCATCACGGCGGCCACCAGCAAGAGTAGTGCTGTCATAATCCGATCTCCCCTGCGCGTACACACGCGACGTGTCGTGCGTCGTCAAACCGCTCAAGCGGCGGCGGCGCCTGCTTGCACTTATCTTGCGCGAAGGGGCACCGCGGATGAAACGCGCAGCCTGCGGGCGGATTCAGCGGCGACGGCGGATCGCCTTGCAGCAGCACGCCGGCGCGGTCGCGTTTGCGCGATGGATCGGGAATCGGCACTGCGTTGATGAGCGCGCGCGTGTACGGATGCATCGGACGATAATACACGTCCTCCGCGGCGCCCAGCTCGACGATCCGCCCGAGATACATTACCGCGATTCGGTCCGAGAGGTGCTTCACGACGCTCAGGTCGTGCGAGATGAGTAGGAGGGACAGGCCTTCCTCGCGGCAGAGTTCGGCAATGAGGTTGAGTATTTGCGCTTGAACGGAAACGTCCAGTGCGGACACCGGTTCGTCGGCAATGATTAATTTAGGGCGCAGTGCAAGCGCGCGCGCGATGGCGATGCGCTGGCGTTGTCCGCCGGAAAACTCGTGCGGGTACTTGCGCATCCATCGCGCGGCAAGGCCCACGCGGGACATGAGCGCGGCGACTTTTGCCGCCACCTCGCCGCGCGCCGCCAGCCCGTGCGCGAGCATCGGTTCCGCCAGCGCGTCGAAAACGGTCATGCGCGGGTTCAGCGACGCGTACGGGTCCTGAAACACCATCTGGATCGACGGACGTAACGCACGAAGTTCGCCGCGTGGCACCGAAGCGAGGTCGCGCCCGCCGAATTGAATTGTCCCGGAGGTGGGTTCGACGAGGCGCACAATACTCCGCGCGAGCGTCGATTTGCCGCAACCGGACTCCCCCACCAACCCGACCGTCTCGCCGGGTTGGACGCTCAAGCTTACGCCGTCCACTGCGCGCACGACACCCGTGCGCCGTTTCAGCAGCGGCCCTTCCTTAAATTGGAAATGGACGCGAACGTCGCGAATGTCCAATATTGGCGCGGCGTTCACGAAATCTCTCCAGCGAGAACGCGCGCGCACGCCGTCGCGTGTTCGGGCGCCACGCCGTGCAGGGGCATCGCGTTCGTGCTGCACGCCACGACCGCGTGTTCGCAGCGCGGCGCAAACGGACACCCTGCTACGCTCTGCGTCAGGTCCGGTGGCGCCCCCTTGATCGTGTACAGCTCCGTTCCTTTTTTCTGCGTCGCGGGTATCGATGCAAGCAGCGCGCGTGTGTACGGATGTTTCGGTCCGCGGAACAGGTCTTCGACCTTCGCGGATTCGACGATGCGCCCCGCGTACATCACGAGGACCCGGTTGCACGACTCCGCAATCACGCCAAGATCGTGCGTGATGAGAATCACGGCCATGCCGAGCTCCGCCTGCATGGATTTGATAAGCTCGAGAATCTGCGCCTGCACCGTTACGTCCAGCGCGGTCGTCGGTTCGTCGGCGATAAGCAATTGCGGACGTGTGATAAGCGCCATCGCAATCATCACGCGCTGCCGCATGCCGCCGGAGAACCGGTGTGGATACTCGTGCATGCGCCGTTCCGCGTCCTGAATGCCCA encodes:
- a CDS encoding twin-arginine translocation signal domain-containing protein — encoded protein: MFSVAVGSTSTKKPNNISRRDVLKNTAAAGIASAVVASTTSTLSTEAARHGALHKENVRADATDWQLTYTKVDPKTRYRCPWIEGYCSRASVKAGDALDIFVSANPPGRFTIDIFRMGYYDGAGARLMQQLGPFDGVTQPDPPIGNERIRECQWKPATTITIPEDWVSGVYLGRLSLVDAPWQSYVVFIVRDERKADIVFQCSDNTWQAYNRWPDQFALYDDGKSEWALKPGIRVSYDRPYGKYCQILDAPQSQGSGEFLLWEFPFVYWLEREGYDVTYVSNTDVHAEIKTITRAKAMISVGHDEYWSLEQFNHVKQAIAEGLNVGFFSGNTCCFVSPMSPSSAGVPNRNFTREGCFGGTSKAEADRGMGPFPMEGPDEREIIGARTIIPFNGAGDWIVSDASHWMFDGTGMKNGDGIPGLVGWEFHGEPADIPGLKIVAEGDALNSGDEVAHWTATIYPGPKGNHVFNASTIWWAQGLSSPPGHMLPYSHNGRPHGPDTRVQRITHNLLKRFLKS
- a CDS encoding DUF1080 domain-containing protein, with the protein product MKLRWCVLGLVLIACVAGVASLAPGARAAEEGFTPLFNGKDLTGWKGDPRLWKVADGAIVGSTDGVKIEKNTFLFYEPKQFTDFVLKAKVKLRNHNSGIQFRSEMRPDFVAAGYQADIAEQTYFGMLYEEQKRGIMDYWKAMSPEKQAETQTWVKQGDWNEYEITCQGPHIKMVLNGHVTCEIDDLAGARKGYIALQLHTGPDMMVSFKDIEIKELTSKEARIRPGELMPDVDAARSEKLGVEGAQFRMPEGFSVEEVASHELIGSVINMTFDHLGRPLVATESEGVRLLLDENGDGKYDKVKSVSEVVKRAMGLCYLAPGDLLVQSDGPHAPGVYRLIDKNGDDVADEVTQVIKAKSGGMGEHSPHAIAWGADGFLYVMYGNHSYPDFEIAKDSPSRGLQEDFLMPRYWDARGHAKGILAPGGTIHRVSPDLKTMAQFCGGFRNAFDFAVDNTGEIFTFDSDMEWDIGTPWFRPVRVVHCVPGADYGWRSGSGKMPNYYFDTLPPLDDVGRGSPVGTCIYDHTVYPEKYRGGFYMGDWSRGRIRAMFPKQRGGSFIGKTVDFLVGEPLNVTDVDVGPDGLMYFTIGGRGTRGGLYRIKYGDAVAKHEVPKSVEDVVRQPMRRSAWGRYALEQAKDSLGKKWESGLAGIARHKDAPVEQRIAALEALQAHGPKPSKSLLTKLANDDNADVRAFAVYLLGTYPLQSVKKALTAALDDADALVQRRACDSLVRAGLDTGAKLAKNDAIPVKLLTLLGSGDTSVRYAARTALERTPRGLWAPHVLATDSDQQPRALIEGLLALIHTQHSAADMDAVFEKIASSRAHLSEDDLLASLRVIQLAFIRDAQGTDRSAFNQHVGANLLAAFPAENLSINRELQILLAHMELPGVIDKLLAYQTPDKSQEEQIHTAFCLRTIQSGWSREQRDRFVAWFDGAREMTGGASFEGFIEFIWQDALALLPEEEKQLAVARKDAQLAKRNADALALLAQMQAESEGKASELAQMSLQEIKEYLEYDPMAYAKNGEDRKHFNEVGSKVFVKSRCVNCHVFGTVGKGGGPDLSTVASRFRRADLIDAIAEPSKVISDQYIGLDVELNDLTTVTGMMVTEDENTLTLIDVTGKRVDIAKNDIESRKPATRSIMPEGLLNTMSLGELAALINYLERGAQ
- a CDS encoding transposase, producing MAGVLDGEECRENLIGGVDDHVHTAFAMSKAAAPIRLVETVKKQSSKWRKLQDRVFDRFCWQSGYARFAVSPSNLERLRGYILNQKRHHRKMTFQEELRILLLKHGIEFDEWCVRN
- a CDS encoding serine hydrolase codes for the protein MARGMKWVRRFGLLIAVLVAVAVIGVWGLRASLDSKILAGGPSQNVLDNDQSLAKTFPLASGWSAEKLAEAREYANRIGSAAVIVIHDGNLVAEWGETTKRFNAHSVRKSLLSALYGVAIERGLIDVNATLAELSIDDVRPGLTEQEKTAKVSDLLASRSGVYHGAAYETSSNKKRRPQRGAHAPGTFWYYNNWDFNALGSIFQQQAKLSIEDAFIQWIAQPIGMQDFRREDVEYRHEEVSNHPAYLFWISARDLARFGHLYLQGGTWNGLQVIPETWVKESTQIHSPFQQGGYGYMWWIGRNDAFYAEGTGTQVVYVSPAERLVVVHRVNTGSPGVMSRVWYGIGDRVEDEEFAALLEKIRAARPA
- a CDS encoding ATP-binding cassette domain-containing protein, encoding MNAAPILDIRDVRVHFQFKEGPLLKRRTGVVRAVDGVSLSVQPGETVGLVGESGCGKSTLARSIVRLVEPTSGTIQFGGRDLASVPRGELRALRPSIQMVFQDPYASLNPRMTVFDALAEPMLAHGLAARGEVAAKVAALMSRVGLAARWMRKYPHEFSGGQRQRIAIARALALRPKLIIADEPVSALDVSVQAQILNLIAELCREEGLSLLLISHDLSVVKHLSDRIAVMYLGRIVELGAAEDVYYRPMHPYTRALINAVPIPDPSRKRDRAGVLLQGDPPSPLNPPAGCAFHPRCPFAQDKCKQAPPPLERFDDARHVACVRAGEIGL
- a CDS encoding ABC transporter ATP-binding protein, coding for MPLLDVSKLKTHFHTRGGVVRAVDGVSFSIDPGETLGIVGESGSGKSVANLSLLGLVPMPPGRIESGAAKFGTIDLLHCTNAERRAVRGKRISMVFQDPMTALNPYLRIGDQIMEPLLVHERCTKAEARSRAVDMLRRVGIQDAERRMHEYPHRFSGGMRQRVMIAMALITRPQLLIADEPTTALDVTVQAQILELIKSMQAELGMAVILITHDLGVIAESCNRVLVMYAGRIVESAKVEDLFRGPKHPYTRALLASIPATQKKGTELYTIKGAPPDLTQSVAGCPFAPRCEHAVVACSTNAMPLHGVAPEHATACARVLAGEIS